Proteins co-encoded in one Arachis stenosperma cultivar V10309 chromosome 7, arast.V10309.gnm1.PFL2, whole genome shotgun sequence genomic window:
- the LOC130939603 gene encoding uncharacterized protein LOC130939603, producing MEFIVNTMNQEIQKLEQEIERCNHCQQLRAQIQSIKKAMEAMKVTQQETLPTPIPMLTTPSEFSQLSVVDHPKPKLIFSEKISENKTLAEIVKKSTQDKKYYVIYNGPMKGVYDDWAKAAPFTHQPKTIHKGGFLTIEEAKESLKEYEVLHPEQFLKRAEKAPAQAQRTPVQVRTGMLKNIPTRAEINDKKRVCKSNCRETLNLVLNWTLEKRAILGYYPINKEQLTKLVIFPEASPSDTYQFFQYGLIDTILIFDNLNIIKEFPAGFIDAVKKFKNMIDAREPRDISLKFTSSQPIFNEEGECLIPAFQVVFMSVFPGDFQPIEQVQDLSIYSNEGRLASTLARVFERAQKINKESRTRINYKSRNTLIVSSKKNQIESREMRLLVDFESAFYNFSGLLEKLPDGIRRNLCHLLKDKEDHRCQLCTSEMSEESNNAVDPTHVGKEEDETSESSINIIVE from the coding sequence atggagttcatTGTCAACACAATGAATCAAGAAATCCAGAAGCTTGAACAAGAGATTGAAAGGTGCAATCACTGTCAGCAGCTAAGAGCTCAAATTCAATCCATCAAGAAGGCCATGGAAGCTATGAAAGTAACCCAACAAGAAACATTACCAACTCCAATACCAATGTTGACAacaccatcagagttcagccagctaagcgtggtggaccACCCAAAACCAAAACTAATTTTTTCTGAAAAAATCTCTGAAAATAAAACTCTGGCAGAAATAGTTAAAAAATCAACTCaggacaaaaaatattatgtcaTCTATAATGGCCCAATGAAAGGAGTTTACGACGATTGGGCTAAAGCAGCCCCATTTACCCACCAGCCCAAAACTATTCACAAAGGAGGATTTTTGACAAtagaagaagcaaaagaatccCTCAAAGAATATGAAGTGCTCCACCCAGAGCAATTTCTAAAAAGAGCTGAAAAAGCTCCAGCTCAAGCCCAAAGAACTCCAGTCCAAGTTCGAACAGGAATGCTGAAAAATATTCCCACAAGGGCCgaaataaatgacaagaaaagggTCTGCAAATCAAACTGTAGAGAAACCTTAAATCTGGTTCTAAACTGGACTCTAGAGAAAAGAGCAATATTGGGATATTATCCCATTAACAAagaacaactaacaaagctggtAATCTTCCCAGAGGCTTCACCCTCTGATACATATCAGTTTTTCCAATacggattaattgatacaatccTAATTTTTGACAATTTAAATATCATTAAAGAATTCCCTGCAGGTTTTATAGATGcagtgaaaaaatttaaaaatatgattgatgcAAGAGaaccaagggatatatccctaaaatttacaagTAGTCAGCCAATCttcaatgaagaaggagaatgtTTGATCCCAGCATTTCAAGTAGTTTTCATGTCAGTCTTCCCAGGAGACTTTCAACCAATAGAACAAGTTCAAGATCTATCAATTTATAGCAACGAAGGAAGATTGGCCAGCACATTGGCAAGAGTCTTCGAGAGAgcccaaaaaataaacaaagaatCCAGAACAAGAATAAACTACAAAAGCAGAAACACTCTAATTGTTTCTAGTAAGAaaaaccaaattgaatcaagagagatgagactcctAGTGGATTTTGAATCAGCATTTTACAACTTTTCTGGATTACTGGAAAAGCTTCCTGACGGGATAAGGAGGAATCTATGCCATTTACTAAAAGACAAAGAAGACCATAGGTGCCAGCTGTGCACCTCAGAAATGTCTGAAGAAAGCAACAATGCCGTAGACCCCACCCACGTGGGAAAAGAAGAGGATGAGACATCTGAGTCATCCATCAACATTATTGTGGAATGA
- the LOC130940448 gene encoding exocyst complex component EXO70B1-like, with product MNRMLRPLLNQIHSYLMQPRIWRLLGFASTLIGFICYALSSSFYQLFGSWTLFKIVAYSIFSIIICLTILFPKLWQQLRGLNFEAHMAFFVLTITSVYSYFSDKAMKGKPDAYSVTSYAAFAVTSLSLQRQNAPAKNRNQRFQDKHHLVVQVNMNPLQVNNNINSNLVSSNIPQKAQQPDEHVPVEANILPSMEERRWANLAVVNMLKCNLNKYIQDKVHRIPEILINDHNFLIDELPSQLVSDLHEKVKFMVRTGFEKECMDQYCTWRREFLDLAGKELSIQEIEEKRRIKTWIKVSNVSLKILFPNERRLCDRIFLGFPSVADCSFAQICGEFTTNLLDFANGFANGSHMLNLLPSVLQVFGVLHELIPEFESVFLDQFSVSLRSEAATTGRRLRKAINGMFMQLEKLINCDTSQVACTGGICPVTVEVMNHLSAVGEFGSSWLSAEVTRIIALLESHLEAKSKDYSNPALGFVFLMNNERYIEKKAKQYQLDKILGNHWIRQRAAKVRENCEHYRRSSWEEVLGFLKLSTEQIEEAESMKKKLNLFNLRFKEIWMDQSACFMHDEELREEIIASLRKILSRTYGLFIWSFNRILGKDAHECIRYSVLDIEDLLKDLFGWRDEQLAE from the exons ATGAACAGGATGCTTAGACCCTTGCTCAATCAAATCCATAGCTACCTAATGCAGCCACGTATATGGAGATTACTGGGTTTCGCATCAACCCTTATTGGATTCATATGCTACGCTCTCAGCTCCTCCTTCTACCAACTCTTCGGAAGTTGGACCTTGTTCAAAATCGTTGCTTATAGCATTTTCAGTATCATCATTTGTCTCACAATTTTGTTTCCAAAATTATGGCAACAATTAAGAGGCCTCAACTTTGAAGCACACATGGCCTTCTTCGTCTTGACCATCACCTCTGTCTATTCATACTTTTCCGATAAAGCGATGAAAGGGAAACCAGATGCTTATAGCGTAACATCCTATGCTGCTTTTGCCGTTACATCGCTTAGCTTGCAAAGACAGA ATGCACCGGCCAAAAACCGGAATCAAAGATTCCAAGATAAGCATCATCTTGTCGTTCAAGTGAATATGAATCCGTTGCAAgtcaataataatattaatagcaatCTTGTTAGCAGTAATATCCCTCAAAAAGCTCAGCAGCCGGATGAACACGTGCCTGTCGAAGCGAATATCTTGCCGAGCATGGAGGAGCGTAGATGGGCTAATTTGGCTGTTGTGAACATGCTTAAGTGTAATTTGAACAAATACATTCAAGATAAGGTTCACCGGATTCCAGAGATACTAAtcaatgatcataacttcctgaTTGACGAGCTTCCATCACAATTAGTTAGTGACCTTCATGAAAAAGTGAAGTTCATGGTCCGAACCGGGTTCGAGAAGGAGTGTATGGACCAATACTGCACTTGGAGGAGAGAGTTCTTAGATTTGGCGGGGAAGGAGCTTAGTATACAAGAAATCGAAGAGAAGAGAAGGATTAAGACTTGGATTAAAGTTTCCAATGTTTCTCTCAAGATATTGTTTCCTAATGAAAGGAGACTCTGCGATCGCATCTTCTTGGGTTTTCCTTCTGTCGCTGATTGTTCTTTCGCGCAGATTTGCGGAGAATTCACCACTAATCTGCTAgattttgccaatggttttgcCAATGGTAGCCATATGCTTAATCTTTTGCCCAGTGTCCTCCAAGTGTTCGGTGTATTGCATGAACTGATACCAGAGTTTGAGTCAGTGTTTTTGGACCAATTCAGTGTATCGCTTAGGAGTGAAGCAGCGACGACCGGAAGGAGACTAAGGAAAGCAATCAACGGGATGTTCATGCAGCTTGAGAAGTTGATAAATTGTGATACATCACAAGTAGCTTGTACTGGAGGTATTTGCCCTGTTACCGTGGAAGTGATGAACCATCTTAGTGCTGTTGGAGAGTTTGGGTCTTCTTGGCTTTCTGCGGAGGTAACTAGAATAATTGCATTGTTGGAAAGCCATCTGGAAGCCAAGTCCAAAGATTACAGCAACCCTGCTTTGGGCTTTGTTTTCTTGATGAATAATGAGAGGTACATTGAAAAGAAGGCAAAACAGTATCAATTGGATAAGATTTTGGGCAATCATTGGATCCGACAAAGGGCTGCTAAAGTCCGAGAAAACTGTGAACACTACAGGAGAAGCTCGTGGGAAGAGGTCTTAGGGTTTTTGAAACTTAGCACAGAGCAAATTGAAGAAGCAGAGtccatgaagaagaagctcaatcTGTTCAACTTGCGGTTTAAGGAGATATGGATGGATCAAAGTGCATGCTTTATGCATGATGAAGAGCTAAGGGAAGAGATAATAGCATCGCTGAGAAAGATATTGTCTCGTACCTATGGATTGTTCATTTGGAGTTTCAACAGGATACTTGGTAAGGATGCTCATGAGTGTATCAGGTATTCAGTGTTAGACATTGAAGACCTACTGAAGGATTTATTTGGCTGGAGAGATGAACAACTAGCAGAATGA